In Pseudonocardia sp. C8, one genomic interval encodes:
- a CDS encoding segregation/condensation protein A, producing the protein MTLLADGPGVPENLDSADVGDAATRTRRFTVRLSNFEGPFDLLLQLIGKHELDVTEMALHKVTDDFIAHLADLGDDADLDETTEFLVVAATLLDLKAARLVPGAEVDDEEDLALLEARDLLFARLLQYRAYKEAAQLFVELENGAMRRFPRSVALEDRYAELLPEVLLGVDAQAFAELAATVFRPKPPEEVGVDHLHAAQVSVPEHAQLLRERLAAARVASFAELTADCVATMEVIARFMALLELYRERSVALEQPEPFGDLTVTWTADRDDDPVAYAAALEDEAAAAEEAVRARNARRRKRNRAPDGDGTSGGDDPEREVSAPVDEGSGTAGD; encoded by the coding sequence GTGACGCTGCTCGCCGATGGTCCTGGCGTCCCGGAGAACCTCGACAGCGCGGACGTCGGCGATGCCGCGACACGGACCCGCCGGTTCACCGTCCGGCTGTCGAACTTCGAGGGCCCGTTCGACCTGCTCCTGCAGCTGATCGGCAAGCACGAGCTCGACGTCACCGAGATGGCCCTGCACAAGGTCACCGACGACTTCATCGCGCACCTCGCCGACCTCGGCGACGACGCGGACCTCGACGAGACCACCGAGTTCCTCGTCGTCGCGGCGACCCTGCTCGACCTCAAGGCGGCCCGTCTGGTGCCCGGCGCGGAGGTCGACGACGAGGAGGACCTCGCGCTGCTCGAGGCGCGCGACCTGCTGTTCGCCCGGCTGCTGCAGTACCGGGCGTACAAGGAGGCCGCGCAGCTGTTCGTCGAGCTGGAGAACGGGGCGATGCGGCGCTTCCCGCGCTCGGTGGCGCTGGAGGACCGCTACGCCGAGCTGCTGCCGGAGGTGCTGCTTGGGGTGGACGCGCAGGCGTTCGCCGAGCTGGCCGCCACCGTGTTCCGGCCGAAGCCGCCGGAGGAGGTGGGCGTCGACCACCTGCACGCGGCCCAGGTGTCGGTGCCCGAGCACGCCCAGCTGCTGCGCGAGCGGCTCGCCGCGGCCCGGGTCGCGAGCTTCGCCGAGCTGACCGCGGACTGCGTCGCGACGATGGAGGTCATCGCCCGGTTCATGGCGCTGCTGGAGCTGTACCGGGAGCGGTCGGTGGCTCTCGAGCAGCCGGAGCCGTTCGGGGATCTGACCGTCACCTGGACCGCCGACCGCGACGACGACCCGGTCGCCTACGCGGCCGCGCTCGAGGACGAGGCCGCCGCGGCCGAGGAGGCGGTACGGGCCCGCAACGCGCGGCGGCGGAAGCGCAACCGCGCCCCGGACGGGGACGGGACGAGCGGCGGCGACGACCCGGAGCGGGAGGTCTCCGCTCCGGTGGACGAGGGGAGCGGGACCGCAGGTGACTGA
- the scpB gene encoding SMC-Scp complex subunit ScpB, with protein MTEPDDRPGSDDPEDPSELMRLIGRTVPRSPHAGTWPSGSGAAPTDGTREEPAATRPIATEPAATEPSATQAADDPVEAAAGRGAAEPAGAGSDTVDAAAGPAEAGSDTVDTAAGPAEREEPEPEPDPEPEETGDTAEPTDDTDDLADDSELENALEALLLVVDAPVDEASLASTLNQTPSRIRHTLNRMSLAYTADRRGIDLRRAGEGWRFYTRDRYAPYVEKLLLDGQRARLTRAALETLAVVAYRQPVTRARVSAVRGVNCDGVLRTLLTRGLVEEAGTEEQTGGTLFRTTELFLERLGLSSVQELPPLAPLLPDIDAIDDLDGWT; from the coding sequence GTGACTGAGCCGGACGACCGGCCGGGATCCGACGACCCGGAGGACCCGTCCGAGCTGATGCGGCTGATCGGTCGCACCGTGCCCCGCAGCCCGCACGCCGGCACGTGGCCGTCCGGCTCGGGCGCCGCACCGACGGACGGGACCCGTGAGGAGCCGGCCGCGACACGGCCGATCGCGACGGAGCCCGCCGCGACGGAGCCGTCAGCGACGCAGGCCGCGGACGACCCGGTCGAAGCCGCGGCCGGTCGAGGCGCAGCCGAACCGGCCGGAGCCGGATCCGACACGGTCGATGCCGCAGCCGGCCCGGCCGAGGCCGGATCCGACACGGTCGACACCGCGGCCGGCCCGGCCGAGCGAGAAGAGCCCGAGCCCGAGCCCGACCCCGAGCCCGAGGAAACCGGCGACACCGCAGAGCCGACCGACGACACCGACGACCTCGCCGACGACTCCGAGCTGGAGAACGCCCTCGAGGCGCTCCTGCTCGTCGTCGACGCCCCGGTCGACGAGGCGTCCCTGGCGTCCACGCTGAACCAGACCCCGTCCCGGATCCGCCATACCCTCAACCGGATGTCGCTGGCCTACACCGCCGACCGGCGCGGCATCGACCTGCGCCGGGCCGGGGAGGGCTGGCGCTTCTACACCCGCGACCGCTACGCCCCGTACGTCGAGAAGCTCCTGCTCGACGGGCAGCGGGCCCGGCTGACCCGGGCCGCGCTGGAGACCCTCGCCGTCGTCGCGTACCGGCAGCCGGTGACCCGGGCGCGGGTGTCGGCGGTGCGCGGCGTCAACTGCGACGGCGTCCTGCGGACCCTGCTCACCCGCGGTCTGGTGGAGGAGGCGGGAACCGAGGAACAGACAGGGGGGACACTGTTCCGGACGACCGAGCTGTTCCTGGAGCGGCTCGGGCTCTCCTCGGTGCAGGAGCTGCCGCCGCTGGCGCCGCTGCTGCCCGACATCGACGCGATCGACGACCTGGACGGATGGACATGA